The sequence CTGGTCGCGCGGGTCGACGCCCTCCTGGAGGTCCGGCCGGGCGACGCTGTCCAGAAAGAGGGAGTCGCCGGCGAGCAACACGTCCCCGACCACGAGCCCGGTCATCTCCGTCGTGTGGCCGGGCAGCGCGACCGCCTCGACGGCCGCCTCCCCGACGTCGACGGTCTCGCCGTCGCCCAGCACCTCGCCGCCGTATGTCACCTCGCGGCGGTCGATGCCCGCCGGCAGGAGCCGTCTGGGTGGGTCGCTGGCGCTCCCCGCGGGCCCCGCGTCGCCGCCCCCGGGCGTCACCTCGCGCAGCCCGCTGAGGTGGTCGGCGTGGAGGTGCGTGTCGAAGACGGCGGCGAGTTCGGCGCCGCGCTCGGCCAGGTCCTTCCGGTAGGCGTCGACGCCAGCGAGCAGCGGGTCGACCAGCAGCGCCTCGCCGCCGTCGAGAACCGCGTAGCTCAGACAGCCCGTCGCCGGCCGCTCGTACTGGACGACCGTGGGCTCCTCGCGGACGACCCGGGAGAGGTGGACCCGGCCCCAGGCGTCCATCCCGCCGGCGAGGTTGCGCGCCTCGACGCCCGCCGCGGTCAGCACGCCCGCGACGTAGTCGCTGGCCTCGCCCCGGCCACAGACGACGGTGACAGGCCCCTCGCCCCCGACCTCGGCCGCGAGGTCGCCGACCTCGTCCCGTACTTGGGCGGCCATGAACTTCGCGTAGGGAACCTGGGTGAAGGCCACGCCGGGCCCCTCGATGCGCCACTGGTCGACCTCGTCGCGGTCGCGCACGTCGAGCAGCCGGACCGGCTCGCCGGCCGCGAGCGCCTCCGCCAGCGCCGCCGGCTCGACGCTGTCGGGCTCCGCTGGCGGCTCCGGCGTGTCGGGCACGTCTGGGTCGCTCATACCCGCTCTATGCCCGCGAGGGACATAAACGGCGGCTCCAGGCCGCCCGGGGCCGGTCCCGCACCCGCGCGGCCGACGCTGGCGGACGCGGCGGGTCCGGGCGGGCGGACGTATTTAGTCCGGGACGCGCTACGTGGGTGTATGGACGTCACCGAGCGCGTGCGCGAGAGCCACGCCACGGCGCTTGACCGGCTCGGCTCCGAGAAGAGCCTGCTCGCGCTGACGGAGGCCCGCCTGGAGACGCCGGCGGTGCTTTCGGCGGCCGGCGCCGCCCTGGCGAGCGCGCGAGCGACGCTGTCGGACTGGGCGGCGGACGCGGGCGGGTCGGTCGCCGACGCGCTCGCGGCGGCCGCCGAGGACCTCGGCGCCGCCGCCGACCGCGTCGCCGAGTCGCTGGACGCCGCGCTCCCCGGCGACAGCCCCTTCGTCTCGCTCGCCGCCGACACCGACGCCGGCCGGGCCGGCGCGGGGCTGGTCGGCCTCGGGCTCGTGCTCGACCGGGTGTTCCTGCAGTGTGTGAGCTTCTTCGTCAACGAGGCCGACACCGCCCGCGCGGACCTGTTCCGGGACCTCCGCGGGGTGGCCGACGACCTGCTCGACACCGCCGCCGACCTCGGCCTCGACGGCGAGGCGGCCGAGGAGGCTGCCGGGGCGGCGGGCGCGGTCGTCGACGCCGCCTACGACGCCTACGTCGACCGGCTGGAGGCGATGGGCTTCGACCCCAAGCCGATCTGCTGACCGCTGTGGGCGCTGGAGGCCCGTCTTTTTGCCGCTGGCCCACCTACGAGGAGTATGCGCGTCGTCTCCCTGCTGCCCTCCGCGACCGAGACCGTCTACGCCCTGGGGGTCGAGCCCGTCGGCGTCTCCCACGAGTGTGACTACCCGCCCGCGGCCAACGAGAAGCCGGCGGTCAACCGCTCGCGGGTCGACCCCGAGGCCACCAGCGCCGAGATCGACCGCCAGGTCCAGGACGCCGAGGACTCGGGCGGCGTCTACGAGATCGACCGCGAGACGCTCGCGGAGCTCGACCCGGACCTGGTCATCTCCCAGGGGATCTGTGACGTCTGTGCCGTCGACGAGGTCCGGGTCCGGGAGGCCGTCGAGGACCTCGGGCTCGACTGCGAGGTGCTGACGACCGACCCTCACAGCCTGGCGGACGTCTTCGCCGACATCGAGCGGGTCGGTGCCGCCCTGGACCGGGAGGAGCGGGCGGCCGAACTCGTCGCCGACCTCCAGCAGCGGGTCGACCGCGTGGAGGAGCGGGCGGCGGGCGCAGAGCGGCCCCGGACGGCGGTGCTTGACTGGCTCGACCCCGCCATGGTCGCGGGCCACTGGGTGCCGGGGATGGTCGACCTGGCGGGCGGCGCGTACGGGATGGCCGACCACGGCGCGCGCTCGCGGCCCCGCGAGTGGGCCGACGTCCGCGCGTACGACCCCGAGGTGCTCGTCGCCGCCCCCTGCGGGTTCGGACTCGACCAGACCGTCCGGGACCTGCCCGCGCTCACCGACCGCGAGGGGTGGGACGACCTGACCGCCGTCGAGGAGGGGCGGGTCTACGTCGTCGACGGCCACCACTACGTGAACCGGCCGGGGCCGCGGCTGGTCGACACCCTGGAATTTCTGGGGTGGTGTCTCCACCCCGACGCCTTCGACCGGCCGCCCGCCGACGCCGTCCGGCCGCTGGAGGCCGTCCTCCAGCAGTGACCCGCCGGGGCCGGCTCACGCGATGAGCGAGAACAGCAGGTAGGCACCGGTGACCGACAGCGCCGGCGTGATCACCCAGAGGCTGACGATCCGGGCGGTCGCCGCGGGGTCGAAGAGGCTCTCGGCGGGCAACTCCTCCGGGCGCTCCTCGCCGATCGGTGCGACCTCCGCGCCGGGCTCCTCGGGCACCTCGCCCTCGGCGAGGTCGCCGACGGTCGGGCCGGCACCTCCCTCCTCGGGGTCGGTGCCCGGGGGCGCCGACAGCGCGCCCGTACTGAACTCGGGGGACTCGGCGCCCGCCCCGCCGCCACCGCCGCCGGCGTCCCCGGCGCTGCCGGCACCCGCGCC comes from Salinirussus salinus and encodes:
- a CDS encoding MBL fold metallo-hydrolase; this translates as MSDPDVPDTPEPPAEPDSVEPAALAEALAAGEPVRLLDVRDRDEVDQWRIEGPGVAFTQVPYAKFMAAQVRDEVGDLAAEVGGEGPVTVVCGRGEASDYVAGVLTAAGVEARNLAGGMDAWGRVHLSRVVREEPTVVQYERPATGCLSYAVLDGGEALLVDPLLAGVDAYRKDLAERGAELAAVFDTHLHADHLSGLREVTPGGGDAGPAGSASDPPRRLLPAGIDRREVTYGGEVLGDGETVDVGEAAVEAVALPGHTTEMTGLVVGDVLLAGDSLFLDSVARPDLQEGVDPRDQAEQLYETLHERLPAAGEDPLVAPGHRRPETELVEGTYTARLSALRERVEALGLDRAAFVEHVLTDAPRPANVERILAINRGAETLGSGGDSEGAGDASGEDAGDSEAWVELELGPNNCAV
- a CDS encoding transcription antitermination protein, translating into MDVTERVRESHATALDRLGSEKSLLALTEARLETPAVLSAAGAALASARATLSDWAADAGGSVADALAAAAEDLGAAADRVAESLDAALPGDSPFVSLAADTDAGRAGAGLVGLGLVLDRVFLQCVSFFVNEADTARADLFRDLRGVADDLLDTAADLGLDGEAAEEAAGAAGAVVDAAYDAYVDRLEAMGFDPKPIC
- a CDS encoding cobalamin-binding protein, yielding MRVVSLLPSATETVYALGVEPVGVSHECDYPPAANEKPAVNRSRVDPEATSAEIDRQVQDAEDSGGVYEIDRETLAELDPDLVISQGICDVCAVDEVRVREAVEDLGLDCEVLTTDPHSLADVFADIERVGAALDREERAAELVADLQQRVDRVEERAAGAERPRTAVLDWLDPAMVAGHWVPGMVDLAGGAYGMADHGARSRPREWADVRAYDPEVLVAAPCGFGLDQTVRDLPALTDREGWDDLTAVEEGRVYVVDGHHYVNRPGPRLVDTLEFLGWCLHPDAFDRPPADAVRPLEAVLQQ